The region CAGCGATGTGACCGTTTACCGTGCTGAAGGCTTAAAGGTGCCAGGCGTTCTTGAACATGCGTTTGAAAAAGCGGTGGAGAGTATAGCTGTGTAGACCGAAAGTTTTTTAATTACAGAATGGCCTATCGGATCGATGGGCCATTTTCATTAATAACTATCTCAATACTTATTAAATATGGGCGAATCTGCAGGTGTCCAAAGGCAAGCTTTTTGGCCGCAGGCTTTTAGGGCATTGTTAGCCCAGGTGTTAATATTAGTTCCTTATTTGTCCTTCGCCACGTACTATCCATTTATAGCTGGTGAGTTCTTCCAGTCCCATGGGTCCGCGGGCATGCAGCTTTTGTGTGCTGATGCCAATCTCAGCACCGAGACCAAACTGCGCTCCATCAGTAAATGCCGTAGAGGCATTCACATATACAGCAGCCGCATCTACCCGGTTCAGGAAGGCTTCAATATGTTGAGGGTTTTCGGATAGTATTGCCTCGCTGTGTTTTGAACTGTTTTTAGCGATATGCACCAGTGCCTCTTCCATATTGTCAACTGTTTTAATCGCCATTTTCATTGATAAAAACTCTGTACCGAAATGTTCTGGCTGCGCGTGGTGCAACAGCCAGGCAGGATAATGGCTTTCAAGAAAAGCGAAGGACAGTTTATCTGCATAAAGTTCTACGCCTTTGCTGGCTAGTGGTAACGCGAGAAAAGGAAGTTCATTTAACCTTGCAGAATTGATGATAAGGCAATCCAAAGCATTGCACACGCTTACACGCCGGGTTTTTGCATTGTCGATAATAGCAGCAGCCTTTTGCAGATCGGCGGTCTCATCCAAATACGTGTGCACAATACCAGCCCCGGTTTCTATCACCGGCACTTTAGCGTTGATGCGTACATAGTCTATTAAACCCTGGCTGCCGCGTGGGATCAGTACATCTACATAACCAACGGCATTTAACAAGGCTTCAGTCGCTTCGCGTTCGGGTGGCAGGAGGGTGGCGGCATTTACATCGATCCTGTACTGCTGTAACACATCATGAATAATCTTGATGATAGCTTTATTAGAAAATTCGGCGTCGCTGCCACCCTTTAGTATGCTGGTGTTACCTGTTTTAAAACACAAAGCAAATACATCGAAAGTAACGTTTGGCCTGGCCTCATAGATGACTCCTACTACACCCAGAGGTACCCTTAACTTTGTTATCTGCAGGCCATTAGGACGTGTATCGTCCGACAAAATTTTGCCAAGCGGGCTCTCCAATCCCGCCACATTCTTAATATCGGCAGCAATAGCAGCTATACGGTCGGCAGTTAGTTTCAATCTGTCATATTTGGGATCGGCAGGATCCATCCTGTCTAGATCTTTCTGGTTTTCTGCCAGTAGTATCGTTGTTTGCGACACGGCTGCTTTTGCTACGTCCAGTAATACCGCGTTTATTAAATCGGGTGCAAGGTTCAGCGTCCGGGCGGCAGCGACCGCGTTCTCGAAATATATGTGGTATGCCATGGCTATGCCTGTAAGTAAAGATAATCGTAATGTACAAGCGGGCGCTGTTTTTTCAATCCCTGAAGTTCCCGGGCCTTGTCAGCTCCATACTCGGCCTGTCCTAACCCTATGAGCTTGTTGTGTTCATCCAATATGCGGATGATGTCGCCTTTCTTAAAATCAGCAATGATTTCTATAATACCTACGGGCAGTAAACTTGATGCCTTATTGGAGAGCAGAACACTACGCGCGCCCTCATTTACTTGCACCACACCGGTTGCGGCATTCTCTGCATGGGCAAGCCATTTTTTCTTACCCGATTTCTTTTTTTCAGGCACAAAGCGGGTATGCACAGCCTTGCCTGCAAGCAACTCTGTTAAAATATCAT is a window of Mucilaginibacter terrenus DNA encoding:
- a CDS encoding glutamate-5-semialdehyde dehydrogenase, with product MAYHIYFENAVAAARTLNLAPDLINAVLLDVAKAAVSQTTILLAENQKDLDRMDPADPKYDRLKLTADRIAAIAADIKNVAGLESPLGKILSDDTRPNGLQITKLRVPLGVVGVIYEARPNVTFDVFALCFKTGNTSILKGGSDAEFSNKAIIKIIHDVLQQYRIDVNAATLLPPEREATEALLNAVGYVDVLIPRGSQGLIDYVRINAKVPVIETGAGIVHTYLDETADLQKAAAIIDNAKTRRVSVCNALDCLIINSARLNELPFLALPLASKGVELYADKLSFAFLESHYPAWLLHHAQPEHFGTEFLSMKMAIKTVDNMEEALVHIAKNSSKHSEAILSENPQHIEAFLNRVDAAAVYVNASTAFTDGAQFGLGAEIGISTQKLHARGPMGLEELTSYKWIVRGEGQIRN